Proteins from a single region of Mumia flava:
- a CDS encoding protein meaA, which yields MADSTHRDRPWVMRTYAGHSSASDSNALYRRNLAKGQTGLSVAFDLPTQTGYDPDHVLSRGEVGKVGVPIPDLGEMRRLFDEIPLKTMNTSMTINATAMWLLALYQVVAEEQASAAGEDPAEWIGQLAGTTQNDIIKEYLSRGTYVFPPEASIRLTTDTIAYTVVNMPKWNPLNICSYHLQEAGATPTQELAFALSTAIAVLDAVRDAGQVPAEEFEKVVGRISFFVNAGVRFVEEMCKMRAFGRLWDEITRDRYGVTDPKMRRFRYGVQVNSLGLTEAQPENNVQRIVLEMLGVSLSKNARARAIQLPAWNEALGLPRPWDQQWSLRLQQVLAFESDLLEYGDLFDGSHVVEAKVDELVSGAKEEIDRIQAMGGAVAAVENGYMKQALVASHAARRAAIENGDSVVVGVNAYTETEPSPLTADLDTAIQTADPQAEAGAIERLASWRSVRDEAGAAEALDRLRADAKTDANLMTATLACARAGVTTGEWAGALREVFGEFRAPTGVTGVVGVAEAGAELAAVRDRVRATGEELGGRLRLLVGKPGLDGHSNGAEQIAVRARDAGFEVVYQGIRLTPAQIAAAALDEDVDCIGLSILSGSHMELVPDVIAQLRESGIADVPVVVGGIIPTSDAKRLIEAGVAAVYTPKDYGMTQIMDDIVSVIRTANDLA from the coding sequence ATGGCCGACTCGACCCACCGCGACCGTCCCTGGGTGATGCGCACGTACGCCGGGCACTCCTCTGCGTCCGACTCGAACGCGCTCTACCGCCGCAACCTCGCCAAGGGGCAGACCGGGCTGTCGGTGGCGTTCGACCTGCCGACGCAGACCGGGTACGACCCGGACCACGTGCTGAGCCGCGGCGAGGTCGGCAAGGTCGGTGTCCCGATCCCGGACCTCGGCGAGATGCGTCGGCTCTTCGACGAGATCCCGTTGAAGACGATGAACACGTCGATGACCATCAACGCCACCGCGATGTGGCTGCTCGCCCTCTACCAGGTCGTCGCCGAGGAGCAGGCGAGCGCGGCGGGGGAGGATCCGGCGGAGTGGATCGGCCAGCTCGCCGGGACCACCCAGAACGACATCATCAAGGAGTACCTCTCGCGCGGGACGTACGTGTTCCCGCCGGAGGCGTCGATCCGGCTCACGACCGACACGATCGCGTACACGGTCGTGAACATGCCGAAGTGGAACCCGCTCAACATCTGCAGCTACCACCTGCAGGAGGCGGGTGCGACACCGACGCAGGAGCTGGCGTTCGCGCTGTCGACCGCGATCGCGGTGCTCGACGCGGTCCGTGACGCGGGGCAGGTCCCCGCCGAGGAGTTCGAGAAGGTCGTCGGTCGGATCTCGTTCTTCGTCAACGCCGGCGTGCGCTTCGTCGAGGAGATGTGCAAGATGCGCGCCTTCGGGCGGCTGTGGGACGAGATCACCCGCGACCGCTACGGCGTCACCGACCCGAAGATGCGTCGCTTCCGCTACGGCGTCCAGGTGAACTCGCTCGGTCTCACCGAGGCCCAGCCCGAGAACAACGTCCAGCGGATCGTGCTCGAGATGCTCGGCGTGAGCCTGAGCAAGAACGCCCGCGCCCGCGCGATCCAGCTCCCGGCGTGGAACGAGGCGCTCGGCCTCCCGCGGCCGTGGGACCAGCAGTGGTCGCTGCGCCTCCAGCAGGTGCTGGCCTTCGAGTCGGACCTGCTGGAGTACGGCGACCTGTTCGACGGCAGCCACGTCGTCGAGGCGAAGGTCGACGAGCTGGTCAGCGGCGCGAAGGAGGAGATCGACCGGATCCAGGCCATGGGCGGGGCCGTCGCCGCGGTCGAGAACGGCTACATGAAGCAGGCGCTGGTCGCGTCGCACGCGGCCCGGCGCGCCGCGATCGAGAACGGCGACTCCGTCGTGGTCGGCGTGAACGCCTACACCGAGACCGAGCCGTCGCCCCTGACCGCCGATCTCGACACCGCGATCCAGACCGCGGACCCGCAGGCCGAGGCGGGCGCGATCGAGCGGCTCGCGTCGTGGCGCTCGGTCCGCGACGAGGCGGGTGCGGCCGAGGCGCTCGACCGGCTCCGCGCCGACGCCAAGACCGACGCCAACCTGATGACGGCGACCCTCGCCTGCGCCCGGGCCGGGGTCACGACCGGCGAGTGGGCCGGCGCGCTGCGGGAGGTCTTCGGTGAGTTCCGGGCGCCCACCGGCGTGACGGGCGTCGTCGGTGTGGCTGAGGCCGGCGCCGAGCTCGCTGCCGTCCGCGACCGCGTACGGGCGACGGGCGAGGAGCTCGGCGGCCGTCTGCGGCTGCTGGTCGGCAAGCCTGGTCTCGACGGCCACTCGAACGGCGCCGAGCAGATCGCCGTGCGCGCTCGCGATGCCGGGTTCGAGGTCGTGTACCAGGGGATCCGCCTCACCCCGGCGCAGATCGCTGCGGCAGCCCTCGACGAGGACGTCGACTGCATCGGCCTGTCGATCCTGTCGGGATCGCACATGGAGCTGGTGCCGGACGTGATCGCGCAGCTGCGCGAGTCGGGGATCGCCGACGTCCCGGTCGTCGTCGGCGGGATCATCCCGACCTCGGACGCGAAGCGGCTGATCGAGGCCGGCGTCGCCGCGGTCTACACGCCGAAGGACTACGGCATGACCCAGATCATGGACGACATCGTCTCGGTCATCCGGACCGCGAACGACCTGGCCTGA
- a CDS encoding cob(I)yrinic acid a,c-diamide adenosyltransferase gives MVNLTRIYTRTGDDGTTRLVDMSTTTKLDTRLVAYADTDELNSHLGHALALGELDDDVAGVLRHVQNDLFDVGADLGAPVVENPQYPQLRVEAAYVERLEQWCDRYNAEIEPLRSFILPGGTQAASVLHVARTVCRRAERSAWAALDEHGDTMNVLTAKYLNRLSDLLFILARYANRDNGDVLWVPGGDR, from the coding sequence ATGGTCAACCTGACTCGGATCTACACGCGCACCGGCGACGACGGCACGACCCGCCTCGTCGACATGAGCACGACCACGAAGCTCGACACGCGCCTCGTCGCGTACGCCGACACCGACGAGCTGAACAGCCACCTCGGGCACGCGCTCGCGCTCGGTGAGCTCGACGACGACGTGGCCGGTGTCCTGCGGCACGTGCAGAACGACCTGTTCGACGTCGGAGCCGACCTCGGAGCGCCCGTCGTCGAGAACCCCCAGTACCCCCAGCTGCGGGTCGAGGCCGCGTACGTCGAGCGGCTCGAGCAGTGGTGCGACCGCTACAACGCCGAGATCGAGCCGCTGCGATCGTTCATCCTGCCCGGCGGTACGCAGGCCGCTTCCGTGCTGCACGTCGCCCGCACCGTGTGCAGGCGCGCCGAGCGCAGCGCGTGGGCCGCGCTCGACGAGCACGGGGACACGATGAACGTCCTGACCGCGAAGTACCTCAACCGCCTGTCGGACCTGCTCTTCATCCTCGCCCGCTACGCGAACCGCGACAACGGCGACGTCCTCTGGGTCCCCGGCGGCGACCGCTAG
- a CDS encoding DUF2550 domain-containing protein — protein MPIWLWVLDSLGVLLLLGILAVLGLGARRRLLARGGVTFDLSVNRRQEHEPGDARGWTLGIGRYNGHELQWFRTFSFSPRPAQTFQRGHVEVAGRRKPEGSESYALHAGNVVVETRMSDGTTQSFGLSPQALTGLLAWLESSPPGREVNNVI, from the coding sequence TTGCCGATCTGGCTCTGGGTGCTCGACTCCCTCGGCGTGCTTCTGCTTCTCGGGATCCTCGCCGTCCTGGGTCTCGGGGCCCGACGTCGCCTGCTCGCGCGGGGCGGCGTCACCTTCGACCTGAGCGTCAACCGTCGCCAGGAGCACGAACCGGGTGACGCGCGCGGCTGGACCCTGGGCATCGGCCGCTACAACGGCCACGAGCTCCAGTGGTTCCGCACGTTCTCGTTCTCGCCGCGCCCGGCGCAGACGTTCCAGCGCGGCCACGTGGAGGTGGCCGGCCGGCGCAAGCCGGAGGGCTCGGAGTCGTACGCCCTGCACGCCGGCAACGTCGTGGTCGAGACACGCATGTCCGACGGCACGACGCAGTCGTTCGGGCTCAGCCCGCAGGCCCTGACCGGACTGCTGGCGTGGCTGGAGTCCTCGCCCCCCGGCCGCGAGGTCAACAACGTCATCTAG
- a CDS encoding F0F1 ATP synthase subunit epsilon, producing the protein MTEPLHVELVSADRVVWSGEATSLLARTTEGDVGILPGHSPLLSLLADGVVEIETTDNETWVAAVDAGFISVASDRVSILSERAEMSHDIDLEKAKRELARCQSEGAETEEAAAALRQAEARVRAVETAS; encoded by the coding sequence ATGACGGAACCGCTGCACGTCGAGCTGGTCTCGGCCGACCGCGTGGTGTGGTCGGGCGAGGCGACCTCGTTGCTGGCTCGCACGACCGAGGGCGACGTCGGAATCCTGCCGGGCCACAGTCCGCTGCTGTCCCTGCTCGCCGACGGCGTCGTGGAGATCGAGACGACCGACAACGAGACCTGGGTGGCCGCGGTCGACGCCGGCTTCATCTCGGTCGCGTCCGACCGCGTCTCGATCCTGTCGGAGCGTGCGGAGATGTCGCACGACATCGATCTGGAGAAGGCGAAGCGCGAGCTCGCTCGCTGCCAGTCCGAAGGCGCCGAGACCGAGGAAGCCGCAGCCGCGCTTCGTCAGGCCGAGGCCCGCGTACGAGCGGTCGAGACCGCGTCCTGA
- the atpD gene encoding F0F1 ATP synthase subunit beta, which produces MTATIDETQTATGRISRVIGPVIDIEFPTDAMPDIYNALQVHTALDAEGRPLTLEVAQHIGDGMVRAISMQPTDGLVRGASVSDTGDPISVPVGDVTLGHVFNTIGDCLNLTEGEVLDVQERWGIHRKAPAFDALEPKTEMFQTGIKVIDLLTPYVQGGKIGLFGGAGVGKTVLIQEMIARVARDHGGVSVFAGVGERTREGNDLIVEMEESGVLGQTALVFGQMDEPPGARLRVALSALTMAEYFRDVQKQDVLLFIDNIFRFTQAGSEVSTLLGRMPSAVGYQPTLADEMGVLQERITSTRGHSITSMQAIYVPADDYTDPAPATTFAHLDATTELSREIASQGIYPAVDPLTSTSRILDPRYISADHYGVATRVKQILQRNKELQDIIAILGVDELSEEDKTVVSRARRIQRFLSQNTYVAKQFTGIEGSTVPLDETVDAFQKICDGEYDHVAEQAFFMCGGLDDVERNWAEIQKNS; this is translated from the coding sequence ATGACTGCCACGATCGACGAGACTCAGACCGCCACGGGGCGCATCTCCCGGGTGATCGGTCCGGTCATCGACATCGAGTTCCCCACCGATGCGATGCCCGACATCTACAACGCGCTCCAGGTGCACACCGCCCTGGACGCGGAGGGCCGCCCTCTCACGCTCGAGGTCGCGCAGCACATCGGTGACGGCATGGTCCGTGCCATCTCGATGCAGCCGACCGACGGCCTGGTCCGCGGTGCCTCCGTCAGCGACACGGGCGACCCGATCTCGGTGCCGGTGGGCGACGTCACCCTCGGCCACGTGTTCAACACGATCGGCGACTGCCTCAACCTCACCGAGGGCGAGGTGCTCGACGTCCAGGAGCGCTGGGGCATCCACCGCAAGGCGCCCGCGTTCGACGCGCTGGAGCCGAAGACCGAGATGTTCCAGACCGGCATCAAGGTCATCGACCTCCTCACCCCGTACGTCCAGGGCGGCAAGATCGGCCTGTTCGGCGGCGCGGGCGTCGGCAAGACGGTGCTCATCCAGGAGATGATCGCCCGGGTCGCGCGCGACCACGGTGGTGTGTCGGTGTTCGCCGGCGTCGGCGAGCGCACCCGTGAGGGCAACGACCTCATCGTCGAGATGGAGGAGTCGGGCGTTCTGGGTCAGACCGCGCTGGTGTTCGGCCAGATGGACGAGCCGCCGGGCGCGCGTCTGCGCGTGGCGCTGTCCGCGCTGACGATGGCGGAGTACTTCCGCGACGTCCAGAAGCAGGACGTGCTCCTCTTCATCGACAACATCTTCCGGTTCACGCAGGCCGGCTCGGAAGTCTCCACGCTGCTCGGGCGCATGCCGTCCGCGGTGGGCTACCAGCCGACCCTCGCCGACGAGATGGGCGTCCTCCAGGAGCGGATCACCTCGACCCGTGGACACTCGATCACCTCGATGCAGGCGATCTACGTGCCCGCGGACGACTACACCGATCCGGCTCCGGCGACCACGTTCGCGCACCTCGACGCGACCACCGAGCTCAGCCGTGAGATCGCCTCGCAGGGCATCTACCCGGCGGTGGACCCGTTGACCTCGACGTCGCGGATCCTCGATCCGCGCTACATCAGCGCGGACCACTACGGCGTCGCGACCCGCGTCAAGCAGATCCTCCAGCGCAACAAGGAGCTGCAGGACATCATCGCGATCCTCGGTGTCGACGAGCTGTCGGAGGAGGACAAGACGGTCGTCTCGCGCGCCCGCCGGATCCAGCGCTTCCTCTCCCAGAACACCTACGTGGCGAAGCAGTTCACGGGCATCGAGGGATCGACCGTCCCGCTCGACGAGACGGTCGACGCCTTCCAGAAGATCTGCGACGGCGAGTACGACCACGTCGCGGAGCAGGCGTTCTTCATGTGCGGTGGCCTCGACGACGTCGAGCGCAACTGGGCCGAGATCCAGAAGAACTCCTGA
- a CDS encoding F0F1 ATP synthase subunit gamma — MATSLREYRAKIRSTQSMKKITRAMELIAASRIIKAQQRAAAATPYARELTRAVSALATYGHVEHRLLTEHPEPKRAAVLVISSDRGLAGSYSSAVLKEAERLVEKLKGEGKEVDLYASGRKAEAYYRFRQRPVVQTWTGFSDRPEYDHAREIGNVLTSAFLIDPEDPETGDPARAVDELHVVFTRFRSMISQEPDVIRLLPLEVVEGETPTSPEDSHPLYEFEPSAEDVLDALLPKYVNQRLYFCLLQGAASELAARQQAMKNATDNAEDLIQKYTRIANQARQAGITQEISEIVGGADALADATAGSE, encoded by the coding sequence ATGGCCACCTCACTGCGCGAGTACCGCGCGAAGATCAGGTCGACGCAGTCGATGAAGAAGATCACGCGCGCCATGGAGCTCATCGCTGCGTCCCGCATCATCAAGGCGCAGCAGCGGGCCGCGGCGGCGACGCCGTACGCCCGTGAGCTCACGCGCGCGGTCTCGGCCCTCGCGACGTACGGCCACGTCGAGCACCGGCTGCTCACCGAGCACCCGGAGCCGAAGCGCGCCGCGGTCCTGGTGATCTCCAGCGACCGTGGGCTCGCCGGCTCGTACTCCTCGGCCGTCCTCAAGGAGGCCGAGCGGCTCGTCGAGAAGCTCAAGGGCGAGGGCAAGGAAGTCGACCTGTACGCGTCGGGCCGCAAGGCGGAGGCGTACTACCGCTTCCGTCAGCGCCCGGTCGTCCAGACCTGGACGGGGTTCTCGGACCGGCCGGAGTACGACCACGCCCGCGAGATCGGCAACGTGCTCACGAGTGCGTTCCTGATCGACCCCGAGGATCCCGAGACCGGGGACCCGGCGCGCGCGGTCGACGAGCTCCACGTCGTGTTCACCCGGTTCCGCTCGATGATCAGCCAGGAGCCGGACGTCATCCGCCTCCTGCCGCTCGAGGTCGTCGAGGGGGAGACCCCGACCAGCCCGGAGGACTCGCACCCGCTGTACGAGTTCGAGCCCTCGGCGGAGGACGTGCTCGACGCGCTTCTCCCGAAGTACGTCAACCAGCGGCTGTACTTCTGCCTCCTCCAGGGGGCGGCATCCGAGCTGGCGGCGCGCCAGCAGGCGATGAAGAACGCCACGGACAACGCCGAAGACCTCATCCAGAAGTACACCCGTATCGCCAACCAGGCCCGCCAGGCCGGTATTACCCAGGAAATCAGTGAGATCGTCGGTGGCGCGGACGCCCTGGCCGACGCGACCGCCGGGAGTGAGTGA
- the atpA gene encoding F0F1 ATP synthase subunit alpha: MAELTIRPDEIRDALQQFVSDYKPQATTEEIGVVSEAMDGIARVEGLPSTMANELLEFEDGTLGLALNLDVREIGVVVLGDFAGIEEGQKVKRTGEVLSVPVGDGYLGRVVDPLGTPIDGLGDVETSGRRALELQAPTVVQRKSVHEPLMTGIKAIDSMTPIGRGQRQLIIGDRQTGKTAIAIDTIINQKQAWDSGDPDQQVRCIYVAIGQKGSTIASIRSALEDAGALEYTTIVAAPASEAAGFKYLAPYTGSAIGQQWMYDGKHVLIVFDDLSKQAEAYRAVSLLLRRPPGREAYPGDVFYLHSRLLERCAKLSDEMGAGSMTGLPIVETKANDVSAYIPTNVISITDGQIFLQSDLFNSNQRPAVDVGISVSRVGSAAMLKSMKAVTGSIKVELAQYRAMEAFAMFASDLDAASKQQLARGERLMALFRQGQYEPFPVEEQVVSLWAGTSGKLDPVPVEDVQRFETEFLDFLRRDRSEVLSSIRESGKFGDDTAESLESAYDDFADQFETSEGGSIKAGHEEHEALSDEDVDQEQIVAQKRG; encoded by the coding sequence ATGGCGGAGCTCACGATCCGTCCGGACGAGATTCGCGACGCGCTCCAGCAGTTCGTCAGCGACTACAAGCCGCAGGCGACGACCGAGGAGATCGGCGTCGTCTCGGAGGCGATGGACGGCATCGCCCGTGTCGAGGGCCTGCCGTCGACGATGGCCAACGAGCTGCTCGAGTTCGAGGACGGCACGCTCGGTCTGGCGCTGAACCTCGACGTGCGCGAGATCGGCGTCGTGGTCCTCGGCGACTTCGCCGGCATCGAGGAGGGCCAGAAGGTCAAGCGCACCGGCGAGGTGCTCTCGGTGCCCGTCGGCGACGGCTACCTCGGCCGCGTCGTCGACCCGCTCGGCACCCCGATCGACGGGCTGGGCGACGTCGAGACCTCCGGGCGCCGCGCGCTCGAGCTCCAGGCGCCGACCGTCGTGCAGCGCAAGAGCGTGCACGAGCCGCTGATGACCGGCATCAAGGCGATCGACTCGATGACCCCGATCGGCCGCGGCCAGCGCCAGCTGATCATCGGCGACCGCCAGACCGGCAAGACGGCGATCGCGATCGACACGATCATCAACCAGAAGCAGGCCTGGGACTCCGGTGATCCGGACCAGCAGGTCCGCTGCATCTACGTCGCGATCGGCCAGAAGGGCTCGACGATCGCCTCGATCCGCTCGGCCCTCGAGGACGCCGGCGCGCTCGAGTACACGACGATCGTCGCCGCGCCGGCCTCCGAGGCCGCCGGCTTCAAGTACCTCGCCCCGTACACCGGCTCGGCCATCGGCCAGCAGTGGATGTACGACGGCAAGCACGTGCTGATCGTCTTCGACGACCTCTCCAAGCAGGCCGAGGCGTACCGCGCGGTCTCGCTGCTCCTGCGCCGCCCGCCGGGCCGCGAGGCGTACCCGGGTGACGTCTTCTACCTGCACAGCCGGCTGCTGGAGCGCTGCGCGAAGCTGTCGGACGAGATGGGTGCCGGCTCGATGACCGGTCTGCCGATCGTCGAGACGAAGGCCAACGACGTGTCGGCCTACATCCCGACGAACGTCATCTCCATCACCGACGGGCAGATCTTCCTCCAGTCGGACCTCTTCAACTCCAACCAGCGCCCCGCGGTCGACGTCGGCATCTCGGTGTCGCGGGTCGGCAGCGCGGCCATGCTGAAGTCGATGAAGGCCGTCACCGGCTCGATCAAGGTCGAGCTGGCGCAGTACCGCGCCATGGAGGCCTTCGCGATGTTCGCCTCCGACCTGGACGCCGCGTCGAAGCAGCAGCTGGCGCGCGGTGAGCGGCTGATGGCGCTGTTCCGGCAGGGCCAGTACGAGCCGTTCCCGGTCGAGGAGCAGGTCGTGAGCCTGTGGGCGGGCACGAGCGGCAAGCTCGACCCCGTCCCGGTCGAGGACGTGCAGCGCTTCGAGACCGAGTTCCTGGACTTCCTGCGCCGCGACCGCAGCGAGGTCCTGAGCTCCATCCGCGAGTCCGGCAAGTTCGGCGACGACACCGCCGAGTCGCTCGAGTCGGCCTACGACGACTTCGCCGACCAGTTCGAGACGTCCGAGGGCGGCTCGATCAAGGCCGGCCACGAGGAGCACGAGGCGCTGAGCGACGAGGACGTCGATCAGGAGCAGATCGTCGCGCAGAAGCGAGGCTGA
- a CDS encoding F0F1 ATP synthase subunit delta — MRGVSAASLESVLESVGGATADGADGVAVGQEVFAVVAALDANPVLRRVLSDPATEQDAKAGLARSLFGPHVGEGALRIVVVAASARWSSARDVADALEQAGVQAVLGQAERAGALETVADELFSFSTVVTGDVELRQALNDRTAPVDARADLAGRLVDGKVDAASAALARQAAAGRHRGFEQTLSDFGSAAVEREGRLSATVTSAYPLETAERERLAAVLGRKYGRDVHVDVHVDPAVIGGLSVDIAGERIDATVATKLAEARRGLVG; from the coding sequence ATGCGCGGCGTCTCGGCGGCCTCCCTCGAGTCCGTCCTGGAGTCCGTCGGCGGCGCGACCGCCGACGGTGCGGACGGGGTCGCGGTGGGCCAGGAGGTCTTCGCGGTCGTCGCGGCGCTCGACGCGAACCCGGTGCTCCGACGGGTGCTCTCCGACCCCGCGACCGAGCAGGACGCGAAGGCGGGCCTCGCCCGATCGCTGTTCGGCCCGCACGTCGGCGAGGGCGCGCTCCGGATCGTGGTCGTCGCGGCGTCCGCGCGCTGGAGCTCCGCACGCGACGTGGCTGACGCACTGGAGCAGGCCGGGGTCCAGGCGGTCCTCGGCCAGGCCGAGCGCGCCGGCGCCCTGGAGACCGTGGCGGACGAGCTGTTCTCGTTCTCGACGGTCGTCACCGGCGACGTCGAGCTGCGGCAGGCCCTGAACGACCGGACCGCCCCGGTGGACGCCAGGGCCGACCTGGCCGGCCGGCTGGTCGACGGCAAGGTCGACGCCGCGTCCGCGGCGCTCGCGCGGCAGGCGGCCGCCGGGCGTCACCGCGGCTTCGAGCAGACCCTCTCGGACTTCGGTTCGGCGGCGGTCGAGCGTGAGGGTCGCCTGAGCGCGACCGTGACCTCGGCCTACCCGCTCGAGACGGCCGAGCGCGAGCGTTTGGCTGCTGTCCTCGGGCGCAAGTACGGTCGAGACGTACACGTCGACGTCCACGTCGACCCGGCGGTGATCGGCGGCCTGTCCGTCGACATCGCCGGTGAGCGGATCGACGCCACGGTCGCCACCAAGCTCGCCGAGGCTCGGCGGGGTCTGGTCGGCTGA
- a CDS encoding F0F1 ATP synthase subunit B has protein sequence MSSSILAAEELNPLIPHVPEIILGIVFFLILVALIAKFVVPSFEKAYAERTAAIEGGMKEAERAQDEAKEALEKYTAQLAEARHEAARIREEAREQGAEIVAEMRSQAQAEADRITASAHSQIEAERVQAIQQLRREVGEISTQLASSIVGESLEDEARQRRTVERFMVDLEGSSNGSAN, from the coding sequence ATGAGTAGCAGCATCCTGGCGGCCGAAGAGCTCAACCCGCTCATCCCGCACGTCCCCGAGATCATCCTCGGCATCGTCTTCTTCCTGATCCTGGTCGCGCTCATCGCGAAGTTCGTCGTCCCGAGCTTCGAGAAGGCGTACGCCGAACGCACCGCCGCGATCGAAGGCGGCATGAAGGAGGCCGAGCGGGCCCAGGACGAGGCCAAGGAGGCGCTGGAGAAGTACACCGCCCAGCTCGCCGAGGCCCGGCACGAGGCTGCGCGCATCCGCGAGGAGGCGCGCGAGCAGGGTGCCGAGATCGTCGCCGAGATGCGGTCGCAGGCCCAGGCCGAGGCCGACCGGATCACGGCATCCGCGCACAGCCAGATCGAGGCCGAGCGCGTGCAGGCGATCCAGCAGCTGCGGCGCGAGGTCGGCGAGATCTCGACCCAGCTCGCCTCCAGCATCGTCGGTGAGTCGCTCGAGGACGAGGCGCGCCAGCGCCGTACGGTCGAGCGCTTCATGGTCGATCTCGAGGGCTCGTCGAACGGATCGGCGAACTGA
- the atpE gene encoding ATP synthase F0 subunit C — MVGYGLAAIGPGVGIGLIFAAYINGVARQPEAQSRLQTIAILGFALAEALAIIGIALAFVL, encoded by the coding sequence ATGGTCGGTTACGGTCTCGCCGCCATCGGCCCCGGTGTGGGCATCGGCCTGATCTTCGCCGCGTACATCAACGGTGTCGCCCGCCAGCCCGAGGCGCAGTCGCGCCTCCAGACGATCGCGATCCTCGGGTTCGCGCTCGCCGAGGCGCTGGCGATCATCGGCATCGCGCTCGCGTTCGTCCTCTGA
- the atpB gene encoding F0F1 ATP synthase subunit A, translating to MTIAGRTDLAEFHSPGPADFDLPAIVAGITKPMVLYVLAALVVFVFFYAASRRAAVVPGRLQFAGELAYNFVRNGIARDSIGSADYMRFVPYLTALFFLIVVNNYWGLVPLLQFPTFSHVGYAYGLALLTWLLYNGVGIAKHGFGGYLKLQSVPGGVKGPVLLLIVPLEFISNILVRPVTLALRLFANMFAGHLLLLLFTLGGTYLVFDSGNAAYIPVGVIAWVLAIAVGFLEVLVMFLQAYVFTLLTAQYVGGALADEH from the coding sequence GTGACCATCGCCGGACGGACCGACCTCGCCGAGTTCCACTCGCCGGGTCCCGCCGACTTCGACCTTCCCGCGATCGTCGCGGGGATCACCAAGCCGATGGTGCTCTACGTGCTGGCGGCCCTCGTGGTCTTCGTGTTCTTCTACGCCGCGTCGCGCCGCGCCGCCGTCGTTCCCGGCAGGCTCCAGTTCGCCGGCGAGCTCGCGTACAACTTCGTGCGCAACGGCATCGCCCGCGACTCGATCGGGTCCGCCGACTACATGCGGTTCGTCCCCTACCTCACGGCTCTGTTCTTCCTGATCGTCGTGAACAACTACTGGGGTCTCGTCCCGCTCCTGCAGTTCCCGACCTTCTCCCACGTCGGGTACGCCTACGGACTGGCGCTGCTCACCTGGCTCCTCTACAACGGGGTCGGGATCGCGAAGCACGGGTTCGGCGGCTACCTGAAGCTCCAGTCCGTCCCCGGCGGCGTCAAGGGCCCGGTGCTCCTGCTGATCGTGCCGCTGGAGTTCATCTCGAACATCCTCGTCCGGCCGGTCACGCTCGCGCTGCGACTCTTCGCCAACATGTTCGCGGGCCACCTGCTGCTCCTCCTCTTCACCCTGGGCGGCACCTACCTCGTCTTCGACTCCGGCAACGCCGCCTACATCCCGGTCGGCGTGATCGCGTGGGTCCTCGCGATCGCCGTCGGCTTCCTCGAGGTCCTGGTGATGTTCCTCCAGGCCTACGTCTTCACCCTGCTCACCGCTCAGTACGTCGGCGGCGCGCTCGCCGACGAGCACTGA
- a CDS encoding AtpZ/AtpI family protein, producing the protein MSTNPPTPSTDPWVAVGRISGGVLVYGAIGYLLDRWWETSFMVAIGVIVGAALGIYTVVATTRHPS; encoded by the coding sequence ATGAGCACGAACCCACCAACACCCTCGACGGACCCCTGGGTCGCCGTCGGCCGGATCAGTGGGGGCGTCTTGGTGTACGGCGCGATCGGGTACCTCCTCGATCGCTGGTGGGAGACCTCCTTCATGGTGGCGATCGGCGTGATCGTCGGCGCTGCCTTGGGGATCTACACCGTGGTCGCCACGACGCGACACCCGTCCTGA